In a genomic window of Deltaproteobacteria bacterium:
- a CDS encoding MmgE/PrpD family protein, with protein MPSMPSSSNDANASIASRFVSELQFSKLPGSAVRMVKRCLLDFLGVALGSGQMPSVASGFGLLQALGNSEDATIIGCNRRAPILGAVWANSMLGSAMDFEDGYYPSVGHPASVVFPVTLAVAEREAKTPREFLTASIIGYEVCARCGMLMTRSYREKPRGSGGSSVYGAAAAAARLLGLNQEQIQMALGIAGAYMTAVPVLKSHGAEAMVKGGIPWGAVVGTAAAYLARQGFTGPPATMQDPFESEYEPAARAVLETLGREYEILNVYFKRYPSCRWTHAALDATSMILAENKIDIERIASIKVDTFKEATALDTRRPVSLEGVQFSIPFTIALLLSEGEFGVRQMSLEYLGNPIVQALADRVQLDVDPILDRLFPEHRPARVTITTDQGLRLTREVIEVHGEPGSDFAGQGVKNKFLGLASERLGRAEAEKVYQTAYTLDSFSTLDPLMALLKG; from the coding sequence ATGCCATCGATGCCGTCCTCTAGTAATGACGCCAATGCCTCCATCGCCAGCCGCTTTGTCAGTGAGCTGCAGTTCTCAAAACTGCCGGGCAGCGCCGTGCGGATGGTCAAAAGATGCTTGCTCGACTTTCTGGGTGTGGCTCTGGGCAGCGGGCAGATGCCGTCGGTGGCCAGCGGGTTCGGACTCTTGCAGGCCCTGGGCAACTCGGAGGATGCCACCATTATCGGCTGCAATCGCCGTGCGCCGATCCTTGGCGCCGTCTGGGCCAACTCCATGCTGGGCAGTGCCATGGATTTCGAAGACGGGTACTATCCGTCCGTGGGTCATCCCGCCTCGGTTGTTTTCCCGGTGACCCTGGCGGTCGCCGAGCGGGAAGCCAAAACCCCACGGGAATTTCTGACGGCCAGTATCATCGGCTATGAGGTCTGCGCGCGCTGCGGCATGCTGATGACCCGCAGCTACCGGGAGAAGCCGCGCGGATCCGGCGGATCCAGTGTTTACGGTGCAGCTGCGGCCGCCGCCCGGCTGCTGGGACTCAATCAAGAACAGATTCAGATGGCGTTGGGTATTGCCGGAGCCTATATGACTGCCGTTCCCGTGTTGAAGAGCCATGGGGCAGAAGCCATGGTTAAAGGCGGTATCCCCTGGGGGGCGGTTGTGGGGACGGCAGCAGCTTATCTGGCAAGGCAGGGGTTTACGGGGCCGCCGGCCACCATGCAGGATCCCTTCGAATCGGAATATGAGCCCGCGGCCCGCGCGGTCTTGGAAACCCTCGGGCGGGAGTATGAGATTCTCAACGTCTACTTTAAACGCTATCCATCTTGCCGCTGGACCCATGCCGCCCTGGATGCCACCTCCATGATTTTGGCTGAAAACAAAATCGATATTGAGCGCATCGCATCGATCAAGGTCGACACTTTCAAAGAAGCGACTGCTTTGGATACGCGCCGCCCCGTCAGCCTGGAAGGAGTGCAGTTCAGCATTCCTTTTACAATTGCCCTCTTGCTGTCTGAAGGCGAATTCGGCGTCAGACAGATGTCACTGGAGTATCTGGGGAATCCGATCGTTCAGGCTCTGGCGGATAGGGTCCAGCTCGATGTGGACCCCATCCTGGACCGACTTTTTCCCGAGCATCGACCGGCTCGTGTCACCATCACCACAGACCAAGGACTTCGCCTGACCCGTGAAGTTATCGAAGTGCATGGCGAACCGGGAAGTGATTTTGCCGGACAAGGCGTTAAGAACAAATTCCTGGGGCTGGCATCGGAGCGCCTGGGAAGGGCGGAGGCCGAAAAAGTTTATCAGACCGCCTATACTCTGGATTCTTTTTCCACTCTTGACCCTTTGATGGCACTTTTGAAAGGATGA